In the genome of Lycium ferocissimum isolate CSIRO_LF1 unplaced genomic scaffold, AGI_CSIRO_Lferr_CH_V1 ctg13009, whole genome shotgun sequence, one region contains:
- the LOC132042055 gene encoding uncharacterized protein LOC132042055 isoform X1, whose product MLSVHGRSERKLIVLNELHQPIGPTEAIVKELGSFLGTLARNGTFRPLNMFKWKKLKTHDDMWNYTMEKYDIPKVAKEWALRRIQLAWRKYKNGLKKKHYYCYANDEIRMAKRPKEVSESQFKALLEYWNSDAAQDMSRKNTENRKILRYPHTVGKTSFAIIREKKKKENPEALSSKEFLWLLEEGNQAEYTRTHMKTQLAK is encoded by the exons ATGCTAAGTGTACATGGACGGAGTGAGCGCAAACTGATCGTGCTAAATGAGTTGCACCAACCCATTGGTCCTACTGAAGCAATTGTGAAAGAGTTGGGTAGCTTCCTCGGCACATTGGCAAGGAATGGGACCTTTCGTCCTCTTAATATGTTTaaatggaagaaattgaagaCACATGATGATATGTGGAACTATACCATG GAGAAATATGACATTCCTAAAGTTGCGAAAGAATGGGCTTTGCGAAGAATTCAACTTGCTTGGAGAAAGTATAAGAATGGGTTGAAGAAGAAACACTACTATTGCTACGCCAATGACGAAATTCGAATGGCAAAAAGGCCTAAAGAAGTTTCAGAATCTCAATTTAAGGCTCTCCTCGAATATTGGAACTCCGATGCGGCTCAA GACATGTCCAGAAAAAATACAGAGAATCGAAAAATTTTGAGGTATCCACACACTGTTGGCAAAACAAGTTTTGCTATAATCCGCGAG aaaaaaaagaaggaaaatcctGAAGCTTTGTCAAGTAAGGAGTTTTTGTGGCTACTAGAAGAAGGAAACCAGGCCGAGTATACAAGGACTCATATGAAGACACAGCTAGCAAAATA G
- the LOC132042055 gene encoding uncharacterized protein LOC132042055 isoform X2: MLSVHGRSERKLIVLNELHQPIGPTEAIVKELGSFLGTLARNGTFRPLNMFKWKKLKTHDDMWNYTMEKYDIPKVAKEWALRRIQLAWRKYKNGLKKKHYYCYANDEIRMAKRPKEVSESQFKALLEYWNSDAAQDMSRKNTENRKILRKKRRKILKLCQVRSFCGY; the protein is encoded by the exons ATGCTAAGTGTACATGGACGGAGTGAGCGCAAACTGATCGTGCTAAATGAGTTGCACCAACCCATTGGTCCTACTGAAGCAATTGTGAAAGAGTTGGGTAGCTTCCTCGGCACATTGGCAAGGAATGGGACCTTTCGTCCTCTTAATATGTTTaaatggaagaaattgaagaCACATGATGATATGTGGAACTATACCATG GAGAAATATGACATTCCTAAAGTTGCGAAAGAATGGGCTTTGCGAAGAATTCAACTTGCTTGGAGAAAGTATAAGAATGGGTTGAAGAAGAAACACTACTATTGCTACGCCAATGACGAAATTCGAATGGCAAAAAGGCCTAAAGAAGTTTCAGAATCTCAATTTAAGGCTCTCCTCGAATATTGGAACTCCGATGCGGCTCAA GACATGTCCAGAAAAAATACAGAGAATCGAAAAATTTTGAG aaaaaaaagaaggaaaatcctGAAGCTTTGTCAAGTAAGGAGTTTTTGTGGCTACTAG